DNA sequence from the Cardiobacteriaceae bacterium TAE3-ERU3 genome:
TACTGGCCGCGAGGACGGCGTCACAGTGGCCTTTTGTTACACCTTCAACGAGGTGATCAAGATTGCCAACGCCTCCTGATGCAATGACAGGAACATTGGTGCACTTGTTGATACTTCTGAGAAGCAGATGATCAAAGCCCTGACGCGTACCATCCCGATCCATACTGGTGACGAGTAATTCACCAGCTCCGTATTCCGCCATACGCTCAGCCCACTTGACGGCGTTGATGTCAGTTTGTTTGCGCCCACCGTGAGTGAAAATATGCCATGTATTTTCAGCTGTTTGTTTCGCATCTATTGCAACAACAATACATTGGTTTCCGAAGTGTTGTGCGGCTTCTCTGACAAATTCCGGGTTGTGTACAGCTGCGCTGTTAATGGCGACCTTATCCGCACCAGCATTGAGGAGGCGACGAATATCTCCAAGACTTCTAACGCCGCCTCCGACCGTTAGCGGGATAAATACCTGCGCTGCAACTGCTTCTACCATTGCTAGTGTCGTGTCGCGGTTATCAGATGAAGCAGTGATATCAAGAAAAGTCAGCTCATCGGCGCCTTCGTCGTTATAGCGCTTAGCGGTTTCTACCGGGTCTCCGGCGTCGCGAATGTTGACGAAATTAGTGCCTTTGACGACGCGGCCGTTATCGACGTCCAGGCATGGAATAATACGTTTGCAGAGCGCCATAATTAGCTTTGCCTATGTTGGGTTGAAGGTGCTTTGTGCAGCCAATGTTGTAAAAAGGTGTTTAGCCACTTGCTAATAACTGGGCTAAGCTCTTTAAAGTAGCGTGCTTGAGCTGCAACTGTCTGCGCACCGGGGTGGCTGAGCTCTTCGCTGTCACGCGTATGCCAGTGCTCTATTTGTGCAGCAGTTGCTTCAGGATGGAATTGAAAACCATATGCACAATTGCCTATACGAAAAGCCTGATTTGGATATAGATCCGATTCTGCGAGTTTGACGCCACATTCAGGAATAGTAAAACCTTCATTGTGCCATTGGAAAAAACGCTCAGGGATTTGTGTAAAAATATCACTATAGCCAGCAATTGTTGGGTAAATTCTATAGTAGCCAATTTCGGTAATACGCTGAGGGTGGCGAGTAACCTTCCCGCCAAACGTCATCGCGAGCAGCTGTGCGCCTAGGCATATGCCAAGAAAGGGCTTGCCTAGCTCGACAGTTTCACGTATCCACAATAACTCTTGTAGTAATTCTGGTAAATCATTGTGATCGTTAGCACTCATCTTTCCGCCAAAGACAACTGCTGCATCAAAAGAGGCTTGATCAGGCAAAGTATCGCCATTTAGCGGACAGTAGTAAGTTATTTCGTAGCCTTGCGCACCGAGTAATTCACCAATCAATCCACTACTGCCTTGGGGATTGTGCAAAATAAAGGCGAGCCTGTTATTACTCATACCACCATTAATTATCCATTGCTCTGATCAATAGTGCAGTACCCATTCCCCCTCCAATACACAGAGAGGCTAAGCCTAAAGATTGCTTATCTCTGAGCAGGCCATATACCAGCGTTGTGATAATCCTGTTGCCGGAACAACCAATAGGGTGACCTAAAGCAATAGCACCACCCGTTGGGTTGGTGATTGTATTGAGGTGCGCATAATCACATTCGTGTTGTTGTGCCAGCTCTTTTATGACACCAATAGATTGCGATGCAAAAGCTTCATTAAGTTCGATGCGCTCTATATCAGCTAAACGATAGTTGCTACGCTCAAGTGCTTGTGCAATAGCTGGTACTGGCCCGAGCCCCATGATTTCCGGTGCTACACCGCCTTGACCATAGCTAATAATTTCAGCAAGTGGGTTAAGATTGTAGCGCTTCAATGCTTCTTCAGAGACGATGAGAATAGCTGAGGCGCCATCATTGAGTCCGGATGCATTACCCGCAGTAACGCTTCCTTCTTTATCGAAGGCTGGTTTGAGCTTGCTTAAACGCTCTATATTGGCATCACTGCGAATGTGTTCATCATCACTGAATGAGATGGTCTCGCGGCGCTGTTTAATTTCTACAGGGACAATTTCGGCATCAAATAAGCCATTTTCTTTGGCAGATTGTGCTTTTTGCTGTGAGCTGAGGGCAAATTCATCTTGCGCTTCACGAGTAATTTCGTATCGCTTGGCGATATTCTCAGCTGTGATCCCCATATGATAATTATGGAAAGCGTCAGTGAGCCCATCGCTGAGAATAAGATCCTTACTTTCAATATGACCCATTTTCTGGCCACGCCGCAAGTTACCTGATTGGACAAAACCTGCATTACTCATCGATTCAGTACCGACGGTAAGGATAACGTCAGCATCACCTGCTTTAATGTGTGCGCAAGCTTCAAGGACGGCTTTCATGCCCGAGCCACAAATCATATTCAGCGTATAGGCTGGGATATCGTGAGACAGACCTGTCGCGATCGAAACTTGGCGACCAACACCCATACCCAAACCAGCGGACAATACATTACCTACGATGACCTCATCGATATCATCTTTGTCAATGCCACTTTGCTTAAGTGCTGCCTTTGCGGCTGCGGCACCGAGCTCAATTGCAGACAGACCAGCAAGACTGCCCTGAAATGCGCCAATGGCGGTTCTTTTAGCTGCTACGATGTATAGACGGGTCATAGTGGTATCTCTCTATCTGTTGATATGGTGATTGTACATAGCCTAGGTTATTCGCCGTGTGAAGCTCAAGTTAAAGATAATAGGCGATATGATTGATACTCGCAACAATTGCTTTAGGCTTGCTCTATTTTGTAATTTGCTGAAGAGTCTTGTGCCAGTAGAGATACCAGGTTGGGTAATACATCATTGAGCTGATCTTTGAGAATATATGGTGGATTGACGATAAACATCCCACTGCCATACATGCCATGTTCATTAGCAGCTTGTACAGTCAATTCAGCGGATAAATATTTGTCAGCAAAAATGGTTTTGAGCCGATCGCGCATCTCAAATACAGAACGGCGGGGTAAAAGTGGATACCACAGCATTAAGCAAGCTTCACGGCAGCGCTGATGCATGGTCAGAAATGCATCAGGGGCGTGGTCATAATCACTTTTAACCTCGTAGGATGGATCGGTGAGAACCACCGCACGGCGGTTAGGGGGAGGAAGCCAGCCCAAGGCTGCTTTGAGACCATCTTGATGGCTGATACTGTAGCGGACGTTGCTCTTTAAATGTGCCATCGTCAATTCAAGAATTTTTACATCAGTAGGGTGTAATTCGCAAAGGCGGATATAGTCCTTCTTGCGCATAAGTGTTGAAGCGATGACAGGTGACCCAGGGTAGAGATGGTCATCACCACCCGTGCATTGGTTTATGGACTCAAGAAAATCTTGTAGTGGCTCAGAAAGTTGATCCATGGTTGCACGTAACACACCAATAGCAGCACGGTGCTCAGCAGTTTTTTGGGCGTAGTCACCTTCCAAATCATAACTGCCTGCGCCGGCATGAGTGTCGATATAAATATAAGGCTTATCCTTGCGGTTATAGTATTCAAGAACCTTAATTAATACCAAATGTTTCAGTAGATCAGCATGATTGCCGGCATGGAAGGCGTGTCTGTAGCTAAGCATATTATTTTGAATGGGAGTTAGAAGGTGGAATAAAGGTGGTAAAAGAATCGCGGGCTGCGTAGCGCCGCCATGCTTCAATGACGGCTTTCACCAAAGTTGCCAATGGAATTGCAAAAAATATGCCCCAGAACCCCCATAAACCACCAAATATCAATACGGCAATAATAATAGCGACGGGGTGAATGTTCACAGCCTCAGAAAAAATCAGCGGAACAAGTACATTGCCATCAAGCAGCTGTATAACCAAATAAATCGAAATTACCCACCAAAAATCAGAAGTAATACCAAATTGGACATAGGCCACTACCAGCACTGGAATTGTGACAATACTCGCACCAATATATGGTACCAATACAGACAAACCAACCATTAGGCTGAGCAATAGACCGTATTCTAGATTGAAATAGTGGAATGGTATAAAGCACATGACCCAAATAACCAAGATTTCGATAAATTTACCACGAATGTAATTACCTATTTGTTGATCCATTTCTTGCCATATTTCCTGCAGAATTTGTTTATTTTGAGGCAAAAATCGGCCAAGCCAAATCAGGATACGGTTTTTATCTTTCAAAAAGAAAAAGACCAGTATGGGGATGAGAATAGCGTAAACAATCACAGTAATTGCTGTGAGTAGAGAAGCGAACAGCTTGCGTGAGAAGATATCTTTACTGAAGTTTGACAGCTCGCTGTTAATGGTTGCGAGTAGTGATTGGATATCGCTGTCTTTAAATATATTTGGAAAACGCTCGGGTAGTAGCAGTAATTTCTGTTGTCCTATCACGAAGTATTCGGGTAAAGCTGAAATAAGATTTTTAGCCTGATGAATAACGGTCGGGATGAGCGCAATCATCAAATAAGTAATGAAAATACTGAATGCCAAATAAACTAGCGTGACGGCCATTATCCGTTTTATGCCGAGCCGTTCTAGCTTGGCGATTACGCCCTCAAGAAGATAGGCTATAACGATCGCAATGATGACGGGCAATAACCATTGCCCGAGAAAGTAAAAAATAAGCGTCAAACCTAGTGCAAAAAGCACTAGGCCGACGAGCGATGGATTGCGCAAAAAGCGCTGAATCGGTGAAAAAATAGCGTTCATGCGCAAATATTATGGTGTTCCTGGTAAATCAGGAAGAAATGGCTTTTTGATCTTGAGTGGCAGGCAATAGATCACCCGAAAGCGTCTCATCAACCGCTACAGAGACCACGCTTTGTCGGTATGCGGCAAGTGCGGCTTCAGGTTGGTCTTTTGCTTCGAGAATTTGAGCCCAGAGTGCAAAAGCCTCTTTTGAAGGGTGGCGCTTTATTGATTCTTCAATCGCCTGACCAGCTGTATCGTAGTCGTTCGCTTTATAGGCAATTAATGCTTTAGCATATAAGAATACTGCGTCATTTGGATGCTCTTTTTCCCAGCGTTGCATGTTGGCAAGTTGGGCTTTGAAGTTACCACTGCGCATTTGACTGTAGGCCTGAATCAGATCTAAATTTTGTGAGCGCTTAATTTCCTGATTGAGGAAGTGCTCAGCGGCATCGTTATGGCCATTTTCAGCCAGAGCACTGGCATACAACAAAACCATTTCCTGTTCTTTACGCATATCGGCTGGTAATGCACGCCAAGCAGTTTCAAGCTCGTAAACACTTTCGATTGAAGGTGTGTCTTTAAGTAGGCCTTTGGCGTAGAATTTTTGGCGAGCCTTGTAATCATCTTCTTTCATATAGCCTTTGAGCTTAGGCAAGATTCTCCAACCGCTTTCCCAATCACCTGTGTCAGCATATGCTTGTTCGAGCAATGACAATACTTTGACGTTTTTGCTTTCCTGATCTCGAATTTCTTCCAGTAGAGGAATGGCTTTGTCATGATCGCCGTGGTCGATATGCATTTCAGCTTCATTGAGTCTAGTCAGGGCTGTATGTTGTTTGCTGTGGGCGTGCTGACGGGCATTGAGCAAATAGCGCTCACGGCGTTCGTCAGCATTAAGGTAATCCGCTGCAATGGCAGCATTTTCAAAATAGATCACACTGGACTCACCAATCTCATCAGCCAAGTCGCCACCGCGCACAAAATA
Encoded proteins:
- a CDS encoding heme biosynthesis protein HemY, which codes for MFRFFLALIIISLCAVTGYFIKTFPAVVALRLPDYTITTNLIIWCILSLIAAWVITLIVRLFVFLWRSPQYFSRSAEVRKRKKAHDYLQNGLAELISGHYSKAEKYFVRGGDLADEIGESSVIYFENAAIAADYLNADERRERYLLNARQHAHSKQHTALTRLNEAEMHIDHGDHDKAIPLLEEIRDQESKNVKVLSLLEQAYADTGDWESGWRILPKLKGYMKEDDYKARQKFYAKGLLKDTPSIESVYELETAWRALPADMRKEQEMVLLYASALAENGHNDAAEHFLNQEIKRSQNLDLIQAYSQMRSGNFKAQLANMQRWEKEHPNDAVFLYAKALIAYKANDYDTAGQAIEESIKRHPSKEAFALWAQILEAKDQPEAALAAYRQSVVSVAVDETLSGDLLPATQDQKAISS
- the rlmJ gene encoding 23S rRNA (adenine(2030)-N(6))-methyltransferase RlmJ, which gives rise to MLSYRHAFHAGNHADLLKHLVLIKVLEYYNRKDKPYIYIDTHAGAGSYDLEGDYAQKTAEHRAAIGVLRATMDQLSEPLQDFLESINQCTGGDDHLYPGSPVIASTLMRKKDYIRLCELHPTDVKILELTMAHLKSNVRYSISHQDGLKAALGWLPPPNRRAVVLTDPSYEVKSDYDHAPDAFLTMHQRCREACLMLWYPLLPRRSVFEMRDRLKTIFADKYLSAELTVQAANEHGMYGSGMFIVNPPYILKDQLNDVLPNLVSLLAQDSSANYKIEQA
- the hisF gene encoding imidazole glycerol phosphate synthase subunit HisF; this translates as MALCKRIIPCLDVDNGRVVKGTNFVNIRDAGDPVETAKRYNDEGADELTFLDITASSDNRDTTLAMVEAVAAQVFIPLTVGGGVRSLGDIRRLLNAGADKVAINSAAVHNPEFVREAAQHFGNQCIVVAIDAKQTAENTWHIFTHGGRKQTDINAVKWAERMAEYGAGELLVTSMDRDGTRQGFDHLLLRSINKCTNVPVIASGGVGNLDHLVEGVTKGHCDAVLAASIFHFGEYTIAQAKAYLQKHGINTRI
- a CDS encoding AI-2E family transporter; this encodes MNAIFSPIQRFLRNPSLVGLVLFALGLTLIFYFLGQWLLPVIIAIVIAYLLEGVIAKLERLGIKRIMAVTLVYLAFSIFITYLMIALIPTVIHQAKNLISALPEYFVIGQQKLLLLPERFPNIFKDSDIQSLLATINSELSNFSKDIFSRKLFASLLTAITVIVYAILIPILVFFFLKDKNRILIWLGRFLPQNKQILQEIWQEMDQQIGNYIRGKFIEILVIWVMCFIPFHYFNLEYGLLLSLMVGLSVLVPYIGASIVTIPVLVVAYVQFGITSDFWWVISIYLVIQLLDGNVLVPLIFSEAVNIHPVAIIIAVLIFGGLWGFWGIFFAIPLATLVKAVIEAWRRYAARDSFTTFIPPSNSHSK
- a CDS encoding gamma-glutamyl-gamma-aminobutyrate hydrolase family protein (Members of this family of hydrolases with an active site Cys residue belong to MEROPS family C26.), with the protein product MSNNRLAFILHNPQGSSGLIGELLGAQGYEITYYCPLNGDTLPDQASFDAAVVFGGKMSANDHNDLPELLQELLWIRETVELGKPFLGICLGAQLLAMTFGGKVTRHPQRITEIGYYRIYPTIAGYSDIFTQIPERFFQWHNEGFTIPECGVKLAESDLYPNQAFRIGNCAYGFQFHPEATAAQIEHWHTRDSEELSHPGAQTVAAQARYFKELSPVISKWLNTFLQHWLHKAPSTQHRQS
- a CDS encoding acetyl-CoA C-acetyltransferase, yielding MTRLYIVAAKRTAIGAFQGSLAGLSAIELGAAAAKAALKQSGIDKDDIDEVIVGNVLSAGLGMGVGRQVSIATGLSHDIPAYTLNMICGSGMKAVLEACAHIKAGDADVILTVGTESMSNAGFVQSGNLRRGQKMGHIESKDLILSDGLTDAFHNYHMGITAENIAKRYEITREAQDEFALSSQQKAQSAKENGLFDAEIVPVEIKQRRETISFSDDEHIRSDANIERLSKLKPAFDKEGSVTAGNASGLNDGASAILIVSEEALKRYNLNPLAEIISYGQGGVAPEIMGLGPVPAIAQALERSNYRLADIERIELNEAFASQSIGVIKELAQQHECDYAHLNTITNPTGGAIALGHPIGCSGNRIITTLVYGLLRDKQSLGLASLCIGGGMGTALLIRAMDN